One window of the Salvelinus fontinalis isolate EN_2023a chromosome 2, ASM2944872v1, whole genome shotgun sequence genome contains the following:
- the LOC129827067 gene encoding inward rectifier potassium channel 4-like isoform X1: protein MITGAMGTARVNRYNFAAPDEEGLKISTLGFHNGHSSPNSRFLSPSGTSGGDRISGATGHRMNNYNGKISTTGSSQLRSRFVKKNGHCNVVFSNMEEKSQRYLADIFTTCVDIRWRYLLLLFCSTFLSSWMFFGIIFYSVSRAHGDFDEHPGMSSSSGLEGNGLGVGEVEGVQKKWQPCLLHVEGFVGAFLFSVETQTTIGYGWRCVTEECPVAVITVVVQSIVGCIIDSFMLGTIMVKMARPKKRNQTLLFSKNAVISLRDGKLCLMWRVGNLRKSHIVEAHVRAQLIRPYVTAEGEFIPLEQRDLNVGYDEGIDRLFLVSPLVIVHEIDEDSPLYTVSRADLESDDFEIVVILEGMVEATAMTTQARSSYLAKEILWGHRFEPVIFEDRTKYQVDYARFHKTYDVSSTPNCSAKELSETASRPASSASSHSVFPTSPRITQHLITPHSPSAFCYENEVALSCGEDEDELDRQKEKDREEERRNSVSVDFHNLFQDPATMTSGSNVLCVLDMDNQMDFDILQTTITRDPLTYKSESGI from the coding sequence GTACAACTTCGCAGCACCAGATGAGGAGGGCCTGAAAATCTCCACACTTGGGTTCCACAACGGCCACAGCTCGCCAAATAGCCGGTTCCTCTCCCCTAGTGGCACATCCGGAGGAGATAGGATATCAGGAGCCACAGGTCATAGGATGAACAATTACAACGGAAAGATCTCTACTACAGGATCGAGCCAACTAAGAAGTCGCTTCGTCAAGAAAAATGGGCATTGCAACGTGGTATTCTCTAACATGGAGGAAAAATCACAACGTTACCTGGCCGACATCTTTACCACCTGCGTGGACATTCGCTGGAGATACTTACTACTCCTCTTCTGCTCGACCTTCCTGTCCTCCTGGATGTTTTTTGGAATAATCTTCTATTCAGTTTCCAGAGCCCATGGGGATTTTGATGAGCACCCTGGAATGAGTTCCTCTTCAGGGTTGGAAGGGAATGGGCTTGGGGTTGGTGAAGTTGAAGGGGTGCAGAAAAAGTGGCAGCCATGCCTCCTTCATGTAGAGGGCTTCGTCGGAGCCTTCCTATTCTCCGTTGAGACCCAGACCACCATTGGTTATGGGTGGCGCTGTGTCACTGAGGAGTGCCCTGTGGCAGTGATCACAGTGGTGGTCCAGTCCATAGTGGGATGCATCATTGACTCCTTCATGCTTGGTACAATCATGGTCAAAATGGCACGCCCTAAGAAGAGGAACCAGACCCTGCTGTTCTCGAAAAACGCTGTGATTTCCCTGCGCGATGGCAAGCTGTGCCTCATGTGGCGAGTGGGTAACCTGCGCAAGAGCCACATCGTGGAGGCCCATGTGCGGGCACAGCTCATTCGACCCTACGTCACGGCAGAGGGAGAGTTTATCCCTCTAGAGCAGAGAGATCTCAACGTAGGCTACGACGAAGGCATAGACAGACTCTTCCTGGTTTCTCCTCTGGTTATCGTCCATGAGATCGACGAGGACAGCCCCCTGTATACTGTGAGCCGGGCTGATCTGGAATCTGATGACTTTGAGATCGTAGTGATCTTGGAAGGCATGGTGGAGGCCACCGCCATGACCACCCAGGCCCGCAGCTCCTATCTGGCCAAGGAGATTCTATGGGGGCATAGGTTTGAGCCTGTGATCTTTGAGGACCGAACCAAGTATCAGGTGGACTATGCTCGCTTCCACAAGACCTACGACGTGTCCTCCACACCCAACTGCAGCGCCAAGGAGCTCAGTGAGACGGCCAGCCGGCCTGCCTCATCCGCATCCTCCCACTCAGTATTCCCAACCAGCCCCAGAATCACCCAGCACCTCATAACCCCCCACTCCCCCAGCGCCTTCTGCTATGAGAATGAGGTAGCACTGAGCTGTGGAGAGGACGAGGATGAACTGGATAGGCAAAAGGAAAAAGAcagggaggaggaaaggaggaattCAGTTTCTGTAGACTTTCATAATTTGTTTCAGGACCCAGCCACAATGA
- the LOC129827067 gene encoding inward rectifier potassium channel 4-like isoform X2, translated as MNNYNGKISTTGSSQLRSRFVKKNGHCNVVFSNMEEKSQRYLADIFTTCVDIRWRYLLLLFCSTFLSSWMFFGIIFYSVSRAHGDFDEHPGMSSSSGLEGNGLGVGEVEGVQKKWQPCLLHVEGFVGAFLFSVETQTTIGYGWRCVTEECPVAVITVVVQSIVGCIIDSFMLGTIMVKMARPKKRNQTLLFSKNAVISLRDGKLCLMWRVGNLRKSHIVEAHVRAQLIRPYVTAEGEFIPLEQRDLNVGYDEGIDRLFLVSPLVIVHEIDEDSPLYTVSRADLESDDFEIVVILEGMVEATAMTTQARSSYLAKEILWGHRFEPVIFEDRTKYQVDYARFHKTYDVSSTPNCSAKELSETASRPASSASSHSVFPTSPRITQHLITPHSPSAFCYENEVALSCGEDEDELDRQKEKDREEERRNSVSVDFHNLFQDPATMTSGSNVLCVLDMDNQMDFDILQTTITRDPLTYKSESGI; from the coding sequence ATGAACAATTACAACGGAAAGATCTCTACTACAGGATCGAGCCAACTAAGAAGTCGCTTCGTCAAGAAAAATGGGCATTGCAACGTGGTATTCTCTAACATGGAGGAAAAATCACAACGTTACCTGGCCGACATCTTTACCACCTGCGTGGACATTCGCTGGAGATACTTACTACTCCTCTTCTGCTCGACCTTCCTGTCCTCCTGGATGTTTTTTGGAATAATCTTCTATTCAGTTTCCAGAGCCCATGGGGATTTTGATGAGCACCCTGGAATGAGTTCCTCTTCAGGGTTGGAAGGGAATGGGCTTGGGGTTGGTGAAGTTGAAGGGGTGCAGAAAAAGTGGCAGCCATGCCTCCTTCATGTAGAGGGCTTCGTCGGAGCCTTCCTATTCTCCGTTGAGACCCAGACCACCATTGGTTATGGGTGGCGCTGTGTCACTGAGGAGTGCCCTGTGGCAGTGATCACAGTGGTGGTCCAGTCCATAGTGGGATGCATCATTGACTCCTTCATGCTTGGTACAATCATGGTCAAAATGGCACGCCCTAAGAAGAGGAACCAGACCCTGCTGTTCTCGAAAAACGCTGTGATTTCCCTGCGCGATGGCAAGCTGTGCCTCATGTGGCGAGTGGGTAACCTGCGCAAGAGCCACATCGTGGAGGCCCATGTGCGGGCACAGCTCATTCGACCCTACGTCACGGCAGAGGGAGAGTTTATCCCTCTAGAGCAGAGAGATCTCAACGTAGGCTACGACGAAGGCATAGACAGACTCTTCCTGGTTTCTCCTCTGGTTATCGTCCATGAGATCGACGAGGACAGCCCCCTGTATACTGTGAGCCGGGCTGATCTGGAATCTGATGACTTTGAGATCGTAGTGATCTTGGAAGGCATGGTGGAGGCCACCGCCATGACCACCCAGGCCCGCAGCTCCTATCTGGCCAAGGAGATTCTATGGGGGCATAGGTTTGAGCCTGTGATCTTTGAGGACCGAACCAAGTATCAGGTGGACTATGCTCGCTTCCACAAGACCTACGACGTGTCCTCCACACCCAACTGCAGCGCCAAGGAGCTCAGTGAGACGGCCAGCCGGCCTGCCTCATCCGCATCCTCCCACTCAGTATTCCCAACCAGCCCCAGAATCACCCAGCACCTCATAACCCCCCACTCCCCCAGCGCCTTCTGCTATGAGAATGAGGTAGCACTGAGCTGTGGAGAGGACGAGGATGAACTGGATAGGCAAAAGGAAAAAGAcagggaggaggaaaggaggaattCAGTTTCTGTAGACTTTCATAATTTGTTTCAGGACCCAGCCACAATGA